GGTACGACTCGGCGATGCCGAGCGCTCGCGTCCCGGGTTTCAGTTGCATCGCGGTCCCCTCCAGTGAACTGACGCGCTAGTTACGGTCTTTGATGTCCTTGAGCCGATCGAGCAGTTCCTCGCTCGAGGCGCCGTTTTCGAACTCGATACTCCCCTGGTGGTTGGTTTCGTCCGACTCCACCGCATCGTTCTCGTCAAAATCCGTATCGACGTCTCGTTGTTCGGACTCGTCGTAGCTTCCGAACCCCATACGGAGTAAACTACAGGCCGAAGCTAAATAAGAATGCTGGCACCAGAACGAGACGTTCGCCGACTCGAGCGCGTCAGTTGCTGACCGAAACTTCTCGTTCCCGTTCCCGTTCCAGTCGCTGACAGCCCAGAACCAGCGACTCGGGGAGTTCGGCGGCGTGAGAGTGAAGCGCCTCGAACACCGCGGCCACCTCCTCGAACCGCGGACCGCGGGAGGCGACGAACGGGTCCGACTCCCACTCGACGAACCCCAGGTCGTCCAGGAGCGGCAGATGGCGGTGAAAGAGTTCCTTCCGGAGCACGTTGGGGTCGGCGGGGGCGTCCGGATTGATCGCCCGCTCCGGAAGCGGAACCGCCTCGTCTCGAGGGGCGTCCAGGAGCGAGACAATGAGCTGACGCCGAGGTTCGGCCGAGAGGGCTTCGAATACGTCGTTCCACTTCCGCATCGTGTCCGTGCTGTTCTCGAATCGAACCGTTGTCATACCAACACGTTGGGGCCGATAGTACTTAAGCGACCGACCTAATCGATCGGTAGTTGATCGGTCACGAGAGCAGATAGTGGCGATAACAAACCCGTTTCGAGCGTATTGGACGGTAACGGCGGCCCTATTGCTCCCACTCGAGTCGAGCCACGCTGGTATGGTCGTTCGCTGGAGGGCCAGCGCTTTTGTCCGTCGGCATGGAGTCGGTCGTATATGGACGTCCACCACGTCACCGAAAAGGCGGACACGTTCACCTGCAACGCGTTCCTGGTCACCGGCGGGCGGACCACGCTCGTCGACGCGGGCGCGATGGACGGCGTCGTCGACGCAATCCGCGAACACACGGACGATCTCGAGGCCGTCGTCCTGACCCACCAGCACGGCGACCACGTCGCGGAACTCGAGGCTGTCGTCGACGCGTTCGACCCCACGGTCTACGCCTACGCGGATCACTCGCTCCGGACCGAGGTGCTCCAGGCCGACGAGACGGTTCGGATCGGCGACGAGGACTTCGAGGTGGTGTTCACGCCGGGGCACGCCGACGACCACGTCTCGCTGGTCTCGGCGACGACCTTGTTCAGCGGCGACGTCGTCGTCCACGACGACGGCGCGTTCGACTACGGCAGTTTCGGGCGGACGGACATGCCAGGACAGTCCCGGGAGACGCTCATCGAGAGCCTCGAGCACTTGCTCGATCGGCTTCCCGACGGCGTCGAGCACCTCTACGCGGGCCACGGCGAGGTGTTCCACGGCGATGTCAGAGACGTAATCGAGACGGCGCTCGAGCGAGCGGAGAAACGGGAGCCGAAGTATCCCGACGAGTAGTAGCCTGTTACTCGCCACGAACGAGCGGAGAGAAATCGGAGCCGAGTCGATCAGGCCGCGCGGGCTTCCTTCGCCTTCGGACGGAGGTTCTTGTAGCCGCACTTGCGACAGCGCGTCGCTCGCTGGGAGTTGCGGGCGTTACAGCGCATGCAGATCATCTTCTCGAGCGTCCGTTTTTCCGCGGCGTCGAAACTGGCCATACCGGTCGTTAGCCGGAGGGCCATATAACGGCTGTGATCCCTCGTTGGTACCACGCGAGTCTCGAGTTGTACGGGACCCGAGTTGTCGAACGGTACGCTTACAACCGGTTCGGCCGTTTCGCCGACCGTGAGCGACGACAGGGCGACGTCGATGCGAGCGACGCTAGTCCGCCGAGGGCTCCAGGCGATGGCCGTGGGCTTCGTCCTCTCGGGACTCGGCGTCGGTGCGCTGCTCGCCAGCCAGGACGACGTGGCACTCGGCGTCGTCGCCATCCCGCCGCTGGTTCTCTGTGGAGTCGGCGTCCTGTTGCTGGTGCTCGTCGGGCGTCGGGGCTCGAGAGGGAGCTGATCTGGTTCGAGATAGAAACAGACTCACGTGTCCTCGTCCACCAGGTACTCCTCCTGGACGCCGACGACTTCGCTCGAGTCCGCACACCCGGCGTACCGCCGCAGCGGTTCCTCGTTGAGTGTCAGGAACGTCTCGCCCCATCGAAACGGCTCGAGGAGGTCGCCGGCGGCCTCCTCGTGACCGAAGATGCGGAGCGCCGCGGCGAGGGCCTCCACGGTCGTCAGCCGAAACGGTCGGCCGTAGTTGATGGGATTAGCGGCGACCAGGAAGGGAAGTGCCCGGTGGACGCCCGACATCGAGAACGCGGCCTGCTCGGCGGACTCCCAGGAGCAGTCGAGCGCCACGAGTGTGTCGAGGGCGTCGTCGGCGTCCGCCGGCGAGAGCGCCTGCTCGGCGTGGGGGTTGAGCACGACGCCGTAGGGGACGGCCCGCATCGACCGGTGAAGGATCGCCCGGTCGAAGCGCTCGAGGCGCCGGGCCGTACACTTCTTCGGGTCGTCGTCGCCCTCGTAGTAGACGTGACACTCCACGCCCGGAGAGAGGGGCGTGGGGACCAAAAGGGGGTCGATCTCTGCGTTCCCGTGCGAGCGTCGAGGGCAGGGACGGGGCCGGCCTCGGACCGACGACCGTTTCAGGCCTCGTGGATCGCCTCCCCGCGATTCAGCCGTGAGGCGATCCGGAACGTCTGTTCGGCCTCGCGGTTCGTCGGGAAGTGAGCGGCCATATAGCGGGCCGTTTCGAGCAGCGGCATCCGTCGCATACGCTCGTCGACAGGGTCGTCGGCCCCTGCATCGGCCTCTCCCTCCGCCGCGAGCAGGTCGAACTGTCGGAACGCCGCCTCGACGTTCTGGAGGGTGTGGAAGCCAGCGTCCTCCCGGAGGAGTCCGCGGCCGAGCGTCTCTTTGAGGTCGGCGGGATCGCCGCCGCAGTCGAAGAACTCGGCGACGAGCCGGCCCGCCTCGTTGACCTCGCCCTCACGGTCGAAGGTCTCGAGGAGGGTCTCCAGGATCGCGTCGGGCTCTCGTCCGGTCTCGTTATCGCTCGGCTCCGGCACCGGCGCGGGCGGCGTGTTGAGGAACCGGTCCAGGTAGACGCTCATCGCGGCGTCGAACACGCCGCGGTACAGTTCGACGGCGTCGGTTCGGCGGGTCGTCTGCTGAACGGCGTTGGCGTACGTGAAGGTGTGGTGGACCGTGTTCCAGTCGTTGAACTCGTTGGCGACGCCGAACTGGGCGACCCGCGTCGTGGCTGCTCGCGTGACGACCGCGGCGAGGTCCTCGGTCGTCGCGCCGTCGGCGACGGCGTCCGCTAACGCGTCGACGATCGCTTCGGGGTCGTCGCCGAGGAGGGTCGTCTGCAAGTCAGCCGGCGGGGTCCACTCGCCCGCCTCGCGAGCGTCCGCCCCCTCCGCAGCCAGCGCCTCGAGCCCGCTCGTCTCGCTCACGTCGCCGCCGTAGACCTCCTCGAGCAGGGACACGAGGTCGACTGGCTGTCGCCACGCCGAGGACTCGTCGCTCCGGCTGGCGGTCACCAGCGGCTCGACCAGCGACGCGAGGACGTCTCCCGCGAGGTCCCAGCCGACGTGCTCGAGGGACTCGAATGCCGTGTTGGCGAAGTCCAGGACGTGGCCGGTCGTGAGGTAGGGGTGGTCCGTGGCGGCGGCGAAGACGATCTCCGCGACCTCGGCTTCGGTGTGGCCGGCCGCGACGGCCGTCCGCAGACAGCGCTCAGCGCCGTCGGCGTCGCGCACCTCGACGCACTCGCGGAACCAGTCTTTGAGGCGCTCGAGGGACACCTCGCTCGTCGAGAACGACGGCTGGTCGAACTTCGGCGGTTCGCCCGCGCAGTCGCTCGCGACGTGGCGAACGCCGGTGTAGAGCGCCCGCTTTCGGTCCTCGGGTTCGAGGTCGTCCATCACGTTGGCCATACAACCGAGGATCGTGGCCCCGGAGGACCAGCCCATGTCCCGGTAGCGAGTGGCGAACTCGAGCGTCGTCGCCATCGGTTCCGTGTACTCCACGTCGGCGTCCAGCAGGCCGATAGTCGACTTGGCGGTCACCAGGCGCAAGTTCTCCTCGAGACCCGTTTCCAGCCTATTGGCCCAGTGTTCGGCTGGCGAGACCTCGAGCGGGGGGTTCGGGTCGACGTAGACGGTGCCGTCGCGGACCTCCGTCGGATACGTGCGGACGTCGTCGGCCCACGGATCGAACGTGTCCCCGCAGGAGAGTTCGAACCGGGCGTGGTGCCAGTGGCAGGTCAGAATGCCGTCGTCGACGGTTCCCTCCGAGAGCGGAAAGCCCATGTGCGGACAGCGATTGTCGACCGCCCGGACCTCGCCCTCGTGGTAGAAGAGGGCGATGGCCGTGCCGTTCTTCGAGAGCAATTCGCGACCGCTCGCTCGCAGGTCCTCGAGGGAGACCGCCTCGACGAATCCCGAGTCGGTATCGGATGACATACGAGAACGATGGACGAGGAGTCCTAAAGGCGTTCCCTGAAATCAATTTAAGCACGGCGAACGGGAGAGACGCGTCCCTTCGCGGGGGAACGTCGTGAGCGCGGGCTCGTGAGGACGAATACGCGCTGTAACTCGAGCAACTGCTCGCGTGAAACGGGCCTCAATCAGATTCTGACGAAAACGGGTTCGAAAAGCGAATCGAAAGGATTCGAGCGCGAGCGAGGCTACTTGTGTCGCTCGAGCAGGTCGTAACTTCGCTCCCACTCGGCGTCGTCGTCGAAGTAGCGCTCCGCGAGCGGCTCCTCGGGCATCTCGCCCAGTTCCTTCTTCTGTTGCTGGTAGGACGGGCGCTCGTCGACGAAGTACCGACCCGTGAGGACGGTCCCCTCGTAGAGAGCGTTTTCCGTCTCGAACATCATCTCCTGGGCCTCCTGACGGTCGTGGATGTCGAAGTCGTAGTCGTCGGACTCCTGGACGTCGACGTACGGGACGTACTGTCGGGCGTCCTTGTTCCAGGTCGGGCACTGGGTCAGGAAGTCGATGTGGGCGAAGCCGTCGTGCTCGATGGCTTCTTTGATGATCTCTTTGGCCTGGTTCGGGTTCACCGCCGCCGTGCGGGCGATGTAGGTCGCCCCCGAGGTCAGCGCCAGCGAGAGCGGCCGAATCGGAGACTTCGCGTTGCCGTGGGGCGTCGTCTTCGACGTGTGGCCCTTCGGGCTCGTTGGCGAGGTCTGGCCCTTCGTCAGACCGAAGACCTCGTTGTTGAACACGATGTAGGTCATATCGTGATTCTCTCGAGCCGTGTGCATGAAGTGGTTGCCACCGATGCCGTAGCCGTCGCCGTCGCCGCCCGCGGCGACCACGGTCAGGCCATCGTTGGCCAGTTTCGCCGCGCGGGCGACCGGCAGCGAGCGGCCGTGGATCGTGTGGAACCCGTAGGTGTCGAGGTAGCTGTTCAGCTTGCCCGAGCAGCCGATGCCGGTGACGGTCAGGACTTCTTCCGGGGTGAGTCCTACCTCCGGGAGGGCCTGCTTCAGCGCCTTGAGGACGCCGAAGTCACCGCATCCTGGACACCAGGTCGGCTGGGGCTCGAGACCGGGTGTGAACTCGTCACGGTCGATCTCGCGTTCGTCGCCGATTGCGTTGAATGCACTCATAGTCAGTCACCTGCAGCGGGTTCGATTCGAACCTGCGCGTCCGGTTCCGCGTCCGAGCCGTCGACGTTGAGCTCGTAGCCCTCGACGATGTCGGCGGGTTCGAACGGATTGCCGTTGTACTTGAGCAGGCTGGTCAGTTTCTCGCCGTAGCGGCCGAGTTCCTTCTGGATCAGGCCGCGGAACTGGGCCGTGGCGTTCATCTCGACGACCATCGCCTGGTCGACGCTCTCGATGAACTCGGTGAGTTCGGCCTCGGGGAACGGCATCATGTCGGAGACGCCAACGGCCTTGACCGAGTGGCCCTGGTCGTTCAGGCGCTCGGTCGCCTCGACGACGGCACCCTGGGCCGATCCCCAGGTAATGATGCCGAAGTCGGCCGACTCGTCGCCCGCGTAGGTCTGGTTCGAGTCGTGCTCCTCGTCGAGTTCGGCGCGGATGGCCTCGAGTTTCTCGAGCCGTCGGTCCATCTGGAAGACGCGGTTGTCGGGGTCCTCCGAGATGTGGCCGGCCGGCGTGTGCTCGTTCCCGGTCGCCAGATAGCGCCCGCCCTTCTGGCCGGGCAGCGAGCGCGGGCTGACGCCGTTTTCGACGTCGTGCTGGAAGCGGTGGAACTTTCCGGACTCGTCGTGCGGGAGGTCCTCGAGTTCGTCCTCGGTGAGCGTCGAGCCCAGCGACGGGTCGGGTTCGCGGTCGAGGAGGCTGACGGGGACGTTCTCGTTCTCCCCGCTCAGTTTCTGGTCGTAGATGATGATCGTCGGAATCTGGTACTCGTAGGCAATGTGGAACGCCAGGCGCGTCTGCTCGTAGGCCTCCTCGATGTTAGCGGGCGCGAAGACGACGCGCGCGGAGTCACCCTGGCTCGTGTAGAGGGTGAACTCGAGATCGCCCTGTTCGGGCTTGGTGGGCATCCCCGTCGAGGGGCCGGCCCGCATCGACTCGAGCAGCACGATCGGCGTCTCGGTCATCTCCGCGAGACCGAGAGGTTCGCTCATGAGAGCGAATCCACCGCCCGAAGAGCCGGACATGGCCTTCACGCCGGCGTGGCTCGCGCCCACGGCGAGGGCCGCGGCCGCGATCTCGTCTTCGACCTGCTCGGAGATCCCGCCCATGTCGGGCAGGTTCTGGGACATGATAGTGAAGACGTCCGTCCACGGCGTCATCGGGTAGCCGGCGATGAACCGGCAGCCGGAATCGATGGCACCGTAGGCGATGGCGTTCGAGCCCGAGAGCAGCGCCTGCTCGCCCTCGTGGTCGCCCTCTGGAATGCGAAGGTCGTGCTCGAAGTCGTACTCCTCCGTGATCATGTCGTGGGCGTCGTGGAGGATCTCGAGGTTCGGCTCGAGGATCTTCTCGGGCATGGCGTCGCGCATGAGGTCCTCGATATGCTCGAGGTTCATCTCCAGGAGCGCCGCCGTGACACCGACGCCTGCCGTGTTGCGCATGACCTCGCGGCCGTGCTCTTTGGCCATCGCTCGAAGGTCGATCGGGAAGACGTGCCAGTCGTTCTCCTCGGCACGCTCCTCGAGGTCGAGTTCGGACACGTCATCCTCAGAGAGCAGCCCCGAGTCGTAAACGATGATCCCGCCCTCGTTGAGTTCGTCCAGGTTCTCCGAGAGGGGTTTGATCTCCTCGTTGCCGTAGTAGGCGCCTTCCTTCGGATTCCGGGCGAAGGAGTCACCGAGTGCGAGGAGGAAGTTGTACCCGTCCCCCCGAGACTGTACCTTGTGCCCTGCCGCGCGGATCTCGACGTAGGTGTGGCCACCGCGAATCCGAGACGGATAGTGTCGGTGGGTAAATACGTCGAGGCCCGACCGCATGAGGGCCTTCGCGAAGTTCTGACTTGTCGAGTCGATTCCGTCTCCGGAACCGCCTGCGATTCGCCAGATAAGTTCATGGTCGCTCATGGTGGATAAGCGGCCTCGGTGGCCAGCAGTATGCGGAATTTTGCTCCAGCGAACCTAAAGCCTTTGCTATAGATTACCAAGAAACTTTCGTGAAGAATGAGCATCCGCGACAGATACGCCGCCCTTTTCCGCAAGTACGTACGGAAAACGAGTTTAGAATTGTAGACAGGGGCCAGTCATATCGACGCTCGAGGACTACCACTACGGGGCGAATAGCCGATCACGCCCCACCCTCGAACGGCCTGGTCGCGACCTCGTCGTAGAGAACCGTCGACGGAGGCTCCGAGAACCAGCCGATATCGGCGATTTCGCCGTCTCGAGCACGCGGTTCGCCGCCGGCGTACTCGCCGGCGAAGATTACGATCAGGTCGTAAATCGGCGGATAATCGGCATCTATCGGACGATGTTCGATCACGTGTACCTCGAGCACGCCTGTGATCTCACACTCGACACCCGTCTCCTCTCGAAGTTCCCGACGGGCGGCCTCCCGGTAGGTTTCCTCGCGTTCTCGCTTGCCGCCGGGGTCACCCCAGCCCTCGTCGCCCTCGTTTCGCACCAGCAAAACCGCTCCGTCGGCGTTCGTCAGCCAGACGCCCGCGCCACCGAGTGCACCCTCCTCGGCCCGCCCGCACAGGCGTCGATACTGGTCGGGTGCGTGCTCCCACGTCTTGTCGACCGTTTCGAACTCGCCGTACTCGTCCCGCAGGTCGGCAACCGACGACTCGACTCGTCTCCTAGTTCGTTCGGTGACGGGGGCGGCCATCTCGCGATACTGATGGTGCCATCCAGTTAGCAATTTTGCTCGAGTGATGGGCGGTGGACGAGTACGAGTACGAGTACAAAGTGCAAACGTCAGCGAGGGCAGACGCAGGACGCGCCTCACTCGTTCCGGGGATTGGTCGGGTGGTAGTCGGTATCGTACTCGCCGGGCGTCCCATCTACCCGGTCGGGATTGATCCGGCCCGACAGCAACATGAAGTCCACGAGCGTGAGCGCGAGCATCGCCTCGACGACTGGCACCCCGCGCGGCGGGAGCACGGGGTCGTGGCGCCCGATGACCTGCGCGTCCTCGACGACCTCGCCGGTCTCCCAGTCGACGGTCTGCTGGGGTGACGGAATCGATGTGGGCGCGTGGAGAGTGACCTCGCCGTAGATCGGTTCGCCGCTGGAGATGCCACCCTGGATGCCGCCGTGGTCGTTCTCGACGGGCGTCGGGTTGCCGTCTTCGCCGAACTCCCAGTCATCGTTTCGCTCCGTCCCCGAGTACTCCCGTGCCTCCCGACCCAGCCCGAACTCGAAGGCCGTCGTCGCCGGAATCGCCATCATCGCCTGTCCGAGTCGAGCGGAGAGCGAGTCGAACCGCGGGGCACCGAGGCCGACGGGGACGCCTCGAGCCTCGAAGTAGATGCTCCCACCGATGGAGTCGCCCGCTTCCTGGTACTCCTCGATCAGGTCCTGCATCTTCACGGCTGTCTCGGGGTGGGCACAGCGCACGTCGTTTTCCTCGCTGTGCTCGAGGATCTCCTCGAAACTGGTCTCGGGCGCCTCGACGTCGCCGATCTGGTTGACGTGGGCCTTGAGTTCGATCCCCTCGCCTGCGAGCAGTTGCTTTGCTACCGCGCCTGCGGCGACCCAGTTCACGGTCTCGCGCGCAGACGAGCGCCCGCCGCCGCCCCAGTTTCGCGTACCGAATTTCGCGGAGTACGTGAAGTCGCCGTGGGAGGGTCGCGGGGCAGTGATGAAGGGTTCGTACTTCCCCGAGCGGGCGTCCTTGTTCTCGATGACGAGGCCGATGGGGGTCCCGGTGGTGTAGCCGTCCTGGATCCCGGATTTGATCGAGACCGAGTCGGGTTCGCCGCGGCTGGTCGTGATCATCGACTGGCCGGGTTTTCGCCGGTCGAGGTCCGCCTGAATGTCGTCCTCCGTCAGCTCGAGGCCGGCGGGACAGCCGGAGATCGTACACCCCATCGCCTCGCCGTGGCTCTCCCCGAAGGTCGTCACCTGGAAGAGGCGACCGAAGCGGTTGCCGTTCATAGCTGGCCCTCTGTGGCGGGCGTACTTATCGGTGCAGGATTGTGCAAGAAGGGGCGATATCGATGGTTGCCGCGGTCGATTTTCTCGAGTGGAGAACAGGGTTTCGGTCCCGAGTGCCGAATTGGGCTGAGGTCTCGGGTCTCGACCCTCGGGCTACGGGTGACTCGGGCTGTGAGCGACGTAACTCTCGCCCCTCTACTCTCGACTCTCGAGTGATTCGAATTATCCGTCGTACGCCGGAATGCCCGTCAGATCGTGACCCAGCACGAGCGTGTGGATGTCGTGGGTTCCCTCGTAGGTGTAGACCGTCTCCATGTTCGCCATGTGGCGCATGGGTGAGTAGTCCGTCGTGATGCCGTTACCCCCGAGCATCTCGCGGGCCACCCGCGACTGCTCGCGGGCCATCCGGACGTTGTTGCGCTTGGCCATCGAGACGTGCTGCGGGCGCAAGTCGCCGCGCTCCTTGAGTTCGGCCAACCGGTAGGCGAGCAGCTGCGCGAGCGTGATCTGGGTCGCCATCTCCGCTAGTTTGTCTTGCTGGAGCTGGAACCGACCGATCGGCCCGCCGAACTGCTCGCGGTCAGTCGCGTACTGGCGCGCGGTCTCGAAGCAATCCCGCGCCGCGCCAACGGCGCCCCAGGCGATGCCGTACCGGGCCTGGGTCAGACACGACAGTGGTCCTTTCATCCCTTCGACGCCGGGCAAGACGTTCTCCTCGGGCACGCGCACGTCGTTCAGGCCGATTTCGCCCGTGATCGACGCCCGCAGGGAGAGCTTCTCGGTGATCTTGTTCGTCGAGACGCCGTCCCGATCGGTCTCGACCAGGAATCCCCGGACCGCGTCCCCGCCCGTCTCGTCGCTCGAGCGATCCTTCGCCCAGACGACCGCCACGTCCGCGATGGGGGAGTTGGTGATCCAGGTCTTCGATCCGTTGAGCACGTAGCCCTCCCCGTCCTTCTCGGCACGGGTCTCCATTCCCGACGGATTGGAGCCGTGTTCAGGTTCCGTGAGCCCGAAACAGCCCACGGCCTCGCCTGCCCCGAGTTTGGGGAGCCACTTTTCCTTCTGGGCCTCGCTGCCGTAGGCGTGGATAGGATACATGACCAGGGCGCCCTGGACGGAGGCCATCGACCGCAGACCAGAGTCACACGCCTCGAGTTCCTGCATCAACAGTCCGTACGCCGTCTCGGAGACGTTCGGGGAGCCGTATCCCTCGAGGTTTGGGGCGTAAAAGCCCATCTCGCCCATCTCGGGGATAAGGTCGGTGGGGAAGGTCCCGTCCTCGAAGTGGTCGCCGATGTCGGGCGCAACTTCCGTCTCGACGAACTCGCGGGCAGTATCGCGGATCAACCGTTCTTCCTCCTCGAGGTCGGCCTCGAGGGAGAGGTAATCGAGCATGGGTGTACGTCCGCGAGAGGGCGTGAAAAGAACTCCTATCTCATCGCAAGAATTGCCGGGCGCTACCGACGACGGAGGGTCGTCCGTGCGGTCTCGAGACCGCTAACGTCGGCAATCGAACGGCCTCGAGTCGTCGCCGACCGACTGCGGGCACCCGATCCGCGAGCGCACGGCTTTTGGCCGTGCCGTCGGTAGTGGCAGATATGAACGTGGACCTCACGCACCGTCCCCGCCGACTCCGCAAGGACCGAATTCGGGGACTCGTCAGCGAAACGAACCTCGAGCCGTCGGACTTCATCGCGCCCGTCTTCATCGACGCGACGGCCGACGAGCGCATCCCTATCGAATCGATGCCCGGTCACGAGCGCGTCCCGATCGCGGAGGCCGTCCCCCGCGTCGAGGAGGTGCTCGAGACCGGCGTCGAGGCGGTGATGCTCTTCGGCATTCCGCGGTCGAAGGACGCCGAGGGGACTCGGGCGTGGGCCGACGACGGCGTCGTCCAGGAGGCCACCCGTCGGATTACCGCCCAGACGGACGCCTACGTGATCACCGACGTCTGTCTCTGCGAGTACACCGAGCACGGTCACTGCGGGCCGATCGAGACGGGGGCGCGCGACTTCGAGGGCGAACGAGGAGGGCGAACCGCGGGCGCGAGCGGCGGCCTCACCGTCGACAACGACGCTACTCTCGAGTCCCTGGAACGAATCGCCGTCTCCCACGCCGATGCGGGCGCGGAGATGGTCGCCCCGAGTGGCATGATGGACGGAATGGTCGGCGCGATCAGGAGCACCCTCGACCGCGAGGGCCACGCCGACGTGGCGGTCATGAGCTACGCCGCGAAGTACGAGAGCGCCTTCTACGGCCCGTTCCGGGACGCGGCCGACGGCGCGCCCAGTTTCGGCGACCGCCGCCACTACCAGATGGACCCGGCCAACCGCCGCGAGGCGACCCGCGAGGTCCGCCTCGACGTCGAGCAGGGGGCGGACGTGCTGATGGTCAAACCCGCCCTACCCTACCTCGACGTCGTGAGCGACCTCCGAAGAGAGTTCGACCACCCCGTCGCCGCCTACAACGTCTCCGGGGAGTACGCCATGCTCCAGGCCGCCGGCGAGAAGGGGTGGCTCGACCTCGAGGCGGCCGCCCTCGAGTCGCTGCTGTCGATCAAACGGGCGGGTGCCGATCTGATTCTGACGTACTTCGCCGAGGACGTGGCCCCTCGCCTCTGAGTCGAGTTCGTCGCTATTCGGAGGATTCGACGCACTCGGACTGATGACTCGAGTGCGTGTGACTCGAGTTCGTACGACTCGAATCGACGATTCGTCGCACTCGAGCAGGGGCGCTCGGACGTTCGTCCAGTCGGGGTTCCGGGCTCCGTGACGACTGGCAACGTTTGCCGCGCGTGAGCCCGAAATCAGCCGTTCCGAATGCCTATGGTGGCGACTCGGCCATTCTTACCGCGAATGGACGCTGACAATCGTCCAGTTTCGGTCGCTCGGGAATCACGCTGCCGGACGGACGGACACCTTAGATCGGTAAAAGGCACATTATATGCTGTAGGATT
This region of Natronosalvus halobius genomic DNA includes:
- a CDS encoding acyl-CoA dehydrogenase family protein; the protein is MLDYLSLEADLEEEERLIRDTAREFVETEVAPDIGDHFEDGTFPTDLIPEMGEMGFYAPNLEGYGSPNVSETAYGLLMQELEACDSGLRSMASVQGALVMYPIHAYGSEAQKEKWLPKLGAGEAVGCFGLTEPEHGSNPSGMETRAEKDGEGYVLNGSKTWITNSPIADVAVVWAKDRSSDETGGDAVRGFLVETDRDGVSTNKITEKLSLRASITGEIGLNDVRVPEENVLPGVEGMKGPLSCLTQARYGIAWGAVGAARDCFETARQYATDREQFGGPIGRFQLQQDKLAEMATQITLAQLLAYRLAELKERGDLRPQHVSMAKRNNVRMAREQSRVAREMLGGNGITTDYSPMRHMANMETVYTYEGTHDIHTLVLGHDLTGIPAYDG
- the hemB gene encoding porphobilinogen synthase, producing MDLTHRPRRLRKDRIRGLVSETNLEPSDFIAPVFIDATADERIPIESMPGHERVPIAEAVPRVEEVLETGVEAVMLFGIPRSKDAEGTRAWADDGVVQEATRRITAQTDAYVITDVCLCEYTEHGHCGPIETGARDFEGERGGRTAGASGGLTVDNDATLESLERIAVSHADAGAEMVAPSGMMDGMVGAIRSTLDREGHADVAVMSYAAKYESAFYGPFRDAADGAPSFGDRRHYQMDPANRREATREVRLDVEQGADVLMVKPALPYLDVVSDLRREFDHPVAAYNVSGEYAMLQAAGEKGWLDLEAAALESLLSIKRAGADLILTYFAEDVAPRL